Proteins from a single region of Carassius carassius chromosome 37, fCarCar2.1, whole genome shotgun sequence:
- the hmga1a gene encoding high mobility group AT-hook 1a isoform X2, translated as MSDSGKDTVAPKEKDGAEKRGRGRPRKHPQQEASGSPTPKRPRGRPKGSKNKPSSTASRGKKTATASAPAGTKRRGRPKKAEKEEQPSKSSEEEEEEEEQ; from the exons ATGAGTGATTCTGGCAAGGACACCGTGGCTCCTAAAGAGAAAGACGGAGCAGAGAAGAGAGGACGTGGAAGACCACGGAAACACCCACAG CAGGAGGCAAGTGGATCTCCCACACCGAAAAGACCTAGAGGAAGACCAAAGGGCAGCAAGAACAAGCCCAGCTCCACTGCATCTCGGGGCAAA aaaACAGCAACGGCTTCTGCACCTGCAGGGACGAAACGCAGAGGACGGCCCAAGAAAGCA GAGAAGGAGGAGCAGCCATCAAAGTCctcagaggaagaagaggaggaagaggaacagTAA
- the hmga1a gene encoding high mobility group AT-hook 1a isoform X1 has product MSDSGKDTVAPKEKDGAEKRGRGRPRKHPQQQEASGSPTPKRPRGRPKGSKNKPSSTASRGKKTATASAPAGTKRRGRPKKAEKEEQPSKSSEEEEEEEEQ; this is encoded by the exons ATGAGTGATTCTGGCAAGGACACCGTGGCTCCTAAAGAGAAAGACGGAGCAGAGAAGAGAGGACGTGGAAGACCACGGAAACACCCACAG CAGCAGGAGGCAAGTGGATCTCCCACACCGAAAAGACCTAGAGGAAGACCAAAGGGCAGCAAGAACAAGCCCAGCTCCACTGCATCTCGGGGCAAA aaaACAGCAACGGCTTCTGCACCTGCAGGGACGAAACGCAGAGGACGGCCCAAGAAAGCA GAGAAGGAGGAGCAGCCATCAAAGTCctcagaggaagaagaggaggaagaggaacagTAA